In the Caenorhabditis elegans chromosome X genome, one interval contains:
- the moc-1 gene encoding MoaB/Mog domain-containing protein (Confirmed by transcript evidence), giving the protein MAAHHPRESQWPKKELPEARKIMKQIGAQIPRIVESIQVDWSALGRVVAEEVKSSEDMPPVAASTKDGYAVIAHDGIGLKKMVGVSLAGNIYQGAVEIGKCVRISTGGIIPEGADAVIMREYTELVRQDQQSEETEIICKQAVQVGENIRLPGSDVRSSDVIVPFEAQIGSAEFGILNAFGIRTIKVYKKPVVTVISTGSELVSPMVENVPLGMVRDSNAPQLVALFKEHGFNVIDGGRVVDDKEGLDKKLTECLEHSDVIVTTGGVSMGEQDYMKNALLHLGFKIEFGRVSMKPGLPCTVATRESASERKLKVVLALPGNPASAWVCSHLFAVPLIRDMSGYRRINHTKINVRIAQDIKLGDRPEFVRAFIEQVGDEDDGHPIAHVTKNQISSNIGNLVGAQVLLELNAASADKTVVPKNGLVKALILSSNGNF; this is encoded by the exons ATGGCTGCTCATCACCCACGTGAAAGTCAATGGCCGAAAAAAGAATTACCAGAGGCACGAAAAATTATGAAGCAAATAGGAGCTCAAATTCCAAGAATTGTCGAATCAATTCAGGTTGACTGGTCGGCGCTCG GCAGAGTTGTTGCTGAAGAAGTAAAATCGTCAGAAGATATGCCACCGGTCGCAGCCTCAACAAAGGATGGATATGCCGTTATTGCACACGATGGAATTGGGCTCAAGAAAATGGTGGGAGTTTCGCTGGCTGGAAATATATATCAAGGAGCA GTGGAAATTGGCAAATGTGTGCGTATCAGTACGGGTGGAATCATACCAGAAGGTGCTGATGCTGTCATCATGCGCGAATACACCGAGCTTGTAAGACAGGACCAGCAAAGCGAGGAAACGGAAATTATTTGCAAACAAGCTGTCCAAGTTGGAGAAAATATCAG GCTCCCTGGCTCTGATGTTCGTTCTAGCGATGTGATAGTTCCATTTGAAGCCCAGATTGGCTCAGCTGAGTTTGGTATTCTCAATGCATTTGGTATCAGGACAATCAAGGTATACAAGAAGCCTGTAGTAACCGTGATCTCTACTGGAAGTGAG CTCGTCTCTCCCATGGTAGAAAATGTTCCATTGGGAATGGTACGCGACTCAAATGCTCCCCAACTCGTTGCTCTGTTCAAAGAACACGGATTCAATGTTATTGATGGTGGCAGAGTGGTTGATGA taaagaAGGACTTGACAAGAAACTGACGGAGTGTCTCGAACATTCGGATGTGATTGTGACCACTGGTGGAGTTAGTATGGGAGAGCAGGATTATATGAAAAATGCATTGTTACATCTGGGGTTCAAA ATCGAATTCGGCCGTGTGAGCATGAAACCTGGGCTCCCATGCACTGTGGCTACCCGTGAATCTGCATCCGAAAGAAAGCTAAAAGTGGTGCTGGCTCTTCCCGGAAACCCAGCTTCGGCATGGGTCTGTTCCCATTTATTTGCGGTCCCGCTTATCCGTGACATGTCTGGATACCGACGTATAAATCACACGAAAATCAACGTTCGCATCGCCCAAGATATCAAATTGGGGGATCGTCCTGAGTTTGTTCGAGCGTTTATCGAGCAAGTTGGCGACGAAGATGACGGTCATCCAATTGCACATGTTACTAAAAACCAGATTTCTTCTAATATTGGAAACTTGGTTGGAGCACAAGTGCTTTTGGAGTTGAACGCAGCGTCTGCCGATAAAACAGTTGTTCCTAAAAATGGATTGGTGAAGGCTTTGATTTTGTCTTCAAATGGAAACTTTTAG
- the oac-14 gene encoding Nose resistant-to-fluoxetine protein N-terminal domain-containing protein (Confirmed by transcript evidence): MLEVATLYDGSYQECKRVSGVKYNTNYCYLMLKPGKNASCSASGSSSAYSMLPMRLAVCLPDSCNQHEIIDIFNQLSPYPFTACHAYCSEYEVKKDTPFWGFSIFLIVMVVIALAASLTDYIRDTVYGIKSIKERNVFLKILLSFSLWTNAELLLSVKEQKPGFIKSLDCIRLFSMCWVVTGHSFIYLVLSDTFMPVIDFPKHFWNHLLLNAFVSVDTFFVLSGLVLTYMFFKTTPKKKMIVNPVTWIMFYVHRYLRLTPPIMLFIGFFTVYAPYIQGPFSASQMNQLVMEADECKTTWWQNLLYINDFASSNSMGCYGPTWYLAVDTQLYLVAPIVLIGLYFSFAVGTGLIVAGCVGSIITTYILFSVYNLPADMFGNGSGTNFFTIAYEKPWVRCPPYLVGMLTGYLLAVYGNRKIRLNWVLSLAGWIIAVVIAGFCLFATYDYDKGSHWSVFTRGTFYNFHRLGWGMFICWVVAANHMGWGGPIDKFMSHPIWQPFGRLSYCAYIVHWVVLFWFLNVGGHATHYYSALEVFTYTSIPATFLSYIFAFFWSCLFEIPTLKLEKMLIEAILGTGRPSNKVEPIETGKTTPILEKKLEGNGWIEEVKEEKFDENTKV; encoded by the exons ATGCTCGAAGTTGCAACCTTATATGACGGATCTTATCAAGAATGCAAGCGTGTTAGTGGTGTAAAGTATAACACGAACTACTGTTACCTTATGCTCAAACCTGGAAAAAATGCATCATGCTCGGCATCAGGCTCGTCGAGTGCATACTCAATGCTTCCAATGAGACTTGCGGTATGCTTACCAGATTCCTGCAATCAACACGAGATAATAGATATCTTCAACCAACTGTCTCCATATCCGTTTACTGCGTGTCACGCTTACTGTTCTGAATATGAAGTTAAGAAGGACACCCCATTTTGGGGTTTTTC catcTTCCTAATCGTGATGGTGGTGATTGCACTTGCTGCTTCTCTGACCGATTACATCAGAGATACCGTATATGGAATTAAATCAATCAAAGAgagaaacgtttttttgaaaattcttctgTCATTCTCGCTCTGGACGAATGCTGAGCTTCTTCTATCGGTGAAAGAACAAAAACCAGGATTCATCAAATCTCTCGACTGTATCCGACTTTTCTCAATGTGCTGGGTTGTAACTGGACATTCGTTCATCTATCTGGTGTTGTCTGATACTTTCATGCCGGTTATAGACTTTCCAAAACACTTTTGGAATCACTTGCTACTGAATGCTTTTGTATCAGTGGACACGTTCTTTGTGCTTTCTGGACTTGTACTAACTTACATGTTTTTCAAGACAAcaccaaagaaaaaaatgattgtAAATCCCGTGACCTGGATCATGTTTTACGTACATCGGTATCTCCGATTGACTCCACCAATTATGttatttattggatttttcacgGTTTATGCTCCATATATTCAAGGACCATTTTCAGCTTCACAAATGA ATCAGTTAGTTATGGAAGCAGATGAATGTAAAACAACTTGGTGGCAAAATCTACTTTACATCAATGATTTTGCATCTTCAAATTCAATGGGTTGCTATGGACCAACTTGGTACTTGGCCGTTGACACCCAACTGTATCTCGTAGCTCCAATTGTTCTCATCGGACTCTACTTCTCGTTTGCTGTTGGAACTGGACTAATTGTTGCTGGATGTGTTGGCAGCATCATCACTACTTATATTTTGTTCAGTGTTTACAACCTTCCAGCTGATATGTTTGGAAATGGAAGTGGCACCAACTTTTTCACAATTGCGTATGAAAAACCATGGGTCAGATGCCCGCCATATCTTGTTGGAATGCTTACCGGCTATTTGCTCGCTGTCTAcggaaatagaaaaatcagaCTCAACTGGGTGCTGTCTCTTGCTGGATGGATTATAGCAGTTGTTATTGCTGGATTTTGTCTTTTCGCGACATATGATTACGACAAGGGGTCACACTGGAGTGTATTCACGAGAGGAACATTCTATAATTTCCATCGTCTTGGATGGGGAATGTTTATTTGCTGGGTGGTAGCTGCTAATCATATGGGATGGGGAGGCCCTATTGATAAGTTTATGTCTCATCCAATCTGGCAACCATTTGGAAGGCTATCTTATTGTGCTTATATAGTTCACTGGGTCGTActtttctggtttttgaatGTTGGTGGACATGCAACACATTACTACTCAGCACTGGAAGTG TTCACTTACACATCGATTCCAGCGACTTTTCTTTCgtatatttttgcatttttctggaGCTGTTTGTTTGAGATTCCTACCTTAAA ACTTGAAAAAATGCTGATTGAAGCAATCCTGGGAACCGGAAGACCGTCAAATAAAGTGGAGCCAATTGAAACCGGAAAAACTACACCAattcttgagaaaaaattagaagggAATGGATGGATTGAGGAAGTGAAAGAAGAGAAATTTGATGAGAATACCAAAGTTTGA
- the oac-14 gene encoding Nose resistant-to-fluoxetine protein N-terminal domain-containing protein (Confirmed by transcript evidence) has translation MSSLFKVVLLLLSTSGAVTLDWKDIFKPKPLHGLSPQCLNDTQTWIKSLELFAGVSEACLKKQTCSLKELKILKANLYAIQELDSFGKLPVPGMLEVATLYDGSYQECKRVSGVKYNTNYCYLMLKPGKNASCSASGSSSAYSMLPMRLAVCLPDSCNQHEIIDIFNQLSPYPFTACHAYCSEYEVKKDTPFWGFSIFLIVMVVIALAASLTDYIRDTVYGIKSIKERNVFLKILLSFSLWTNAELLLSVKEQKPGFIKSLDCIRLFSMCWVVTGHSFIYLVLSDTFMPVIDFPKHFWNHLLLNAFVSVDTFFVLSGLVLTYMFFKTTPKKKMIVNPVTWIMFYVHRYLRLTPPIMLFIGFFTVYAPYIQGPFSASQMNQLVMEADECKTTWWQNLLYINDFASSNSMGCYGPTWYLAVDTQLYLVAPIVLIGLYFSFAVGTGLIVAGCVGSIITTYILFSVYNLPADMFGNGSGTNFFTIAYEKPWVRCPPYLVGMLTGYLLAVYGNRKIRLNWVLSLAGWIIAVVIAGFCLFATYDYDKGSHWSVFTRGTFYNFHRLGWGMFICWVVAANHMGWGGPIDKFMSHPIWQPFGRLSYCAYIVHWVVLFWFLNVGGHATHYYSALEVFTYTSIPATFLSYIFAFFWSCLFEIPTLKLEKMLIEAILGTGRPSNKVEPIETGKTTPILEKKLEGNGWIEEVKEEKFDENTKV, from the exons ATGTCTTCACTTTTCAAAGTGGTTTTACTATTATTGAGCACTTCAGGTGCAGTTACTCTAGATTGGAAGGATATATTCAAACCAAAACCTCTTCATGGTCTTTCGCCACAATGCCTGAATGATACTCAAACATGGATTAAATCGTTGGAATTGTTTGCTGGGGTATCAGAAGCATGTCTCAAGAAGCAAACTTGTTCACTGAAagagctcaaaattttgaaagcaaaCTTGTACGCTATCCAAG aactcgattctttcggaaaattgccagtTCCCGGGATGCTCGAAGTTGCAACCTTATATGACGGATCTTATCAAGAATGCAAGCGTGTTAGTGGTGTAAAGTATAACACGAACTACTGTTACCTTATGCTCAAACCTGGAAAAAATGCATCATGCTCGGCATCAGGCTCGTCGAGTGCATACTCAATGCTTCCAATGAGACTTGCGGTATGCTTACCAGATTCCTGCAATCAACACGAGATAATAGATATCTTCAACCAACTGTCTCCATATCCGTTTACTGCGTGTCACGCTTACTGTTCTGAATATGAAGTTAAGAAGGACACCCCATTTTGGGGTTTTTC catcTTCCTAATCGTGATGGTGGTGATTGCACTTGCTGCTTCTCTGACCGATTACATCAGAGATACCGTATATGGAATTAAATCAATCAAAGAgagaaacgtttttttgaaaattcttctgTCATTCTCGCTCTGGACGAATGCTGAGCTTCTTCTATCGGTGAAAGAACAAAAACCAGGATTCATCAAATCTCTCGACTGTATCCGACTTTTCTCAATGTGCTGGGTTGTAACTGGACATTCGTTCATCTATCTGGTGTTGTCTGATACTTTCATGCCGGTTATAGACTTTCCAAAACACTTTTGGAATCACTTGCTACTGAATGCTTTTGTATCAGTGGACACGTTCTTTGTGCTTTCTGGACTTGTACTAACTTACATGTTTTTCAAGACAAcaccaaagaaaaaaatgattgtAAATCCCGTGACCTGGATCATGTTTTACGTACATCGGTATCTCCGATTGACTCCACCAATTATGttatttattggatttttcacgGTTTATGCTCCATATATTCAAGGACCATTTTCAGCTTCACAAATGA ATCAGTTAGTTATGGAAGCAGATGAATGTAAAACAACTTGGTGGCAAAATCTACTTTACATCAATGATTTTGCATCTTCAAATTCAATGGGTTGCTATGGACCAACTTGGTACTTGGCCGTTGACACCCAACTGTATCTCGTAGCTCCAATTGTTCTCATCGGACTCTACTTCTCGTTTGCTGTTGGAACTGGACTAATTGTTGCTGGATGTGTTGGCAGCATCATCACTACTTATATTTTGTTCAGTGTTTACAACCTTCCAGCTGATATGTTTGGAAATGGAAGTGGCACCAACTTTTTCACAATTGCGTATGAAAAACCATGGGTCAGATGCCCGCCATATCTTGTTGGAATGCTTACCGGCTATTTGCTCGCTGTCTAcggaaatagaaaaatcagaCTCAACTGGGTGCTGTCTCTTGCTGGATGGATTATAGCAGTTGTTATTGCTGGATTTTGTCTTTTCGCGACATATGATTACGACAAGGGGTCACACTGGAGTGTATTCACGAGAGGAACATTCTATAATTTCCATCGTCTTGGATGGGGAATGTTTATTTGCTGGGTGGTAGCTGCTAATCATATGGGATGGGGAGGCCCTATTGATAAGTTTATGTCTCATCCAATCTGGCAACCATTTGGAAGGCTATCTTATTGTGCTTATATAGTTCACTGGGTCGTActtttctggtttttgaatGTTGGTGGACATGCAACACATTACTACTCAGCACTGGAAGTG TTCACTTACACATCGATTCCAGCGACTTTTCTTTCgtatatttttgcatttttctggaGCTGTTTGTTTGAGATTCCTACCTTAAA ACTTGAAAAAATGCTGATTGAAGCAATCCTGGGAACCGGAAGACCGTCAAATAAAGTGGAGCCAATTGAAACCGGAAAAACTACACCAattcttgagaaaaaattagaagggAATGGATGGATTGAGGAAGTGAAAGAAGAGAAATTTGATGAGAATACCAAAGTTTGA